A window of the Gemmatimonadota bacterium genome harbors these coding sequences:
- a CDS encoding NAD-dependent epimerase/dehydratase family protein codes for MGKQQIAATTLNKDDLIVICGAGGFIAGALTRYFYDQGFVRLRAVDKKPLPEWYQRVSGVENLCLDLSDEDNCKRAVEGAAEVYNLAADMGGMGFIERFRVECLRSILINTHLIEAAYWAGVERYFFSSSACAYNTELQEDPNVRALKESDAYPAMAERGYGWEKLVSEMFCEEYWAERGMKTAIARFHNVYGPYGTWDGGREKAPAALCRKAIEAKDTGKLEIDIWGDGNQTRSFMYVDDCIRGVDMIMHSEDLVATPINLGSSELVSINELVSVIEEIGGIKLNRTYDLSAPQGVAGRNSDNAMIKEMLDWEPDTSLRDGMAKTYAWIAQQYADRKAGKPTVS; via the coding sequence ATGGGAAAGCAGCAAATAGCAGCAACGACGCTCAATAAAGACGATTTGATCGTTATTTGTGGGGCGGGCGGTTTTATTGCGGGTGCACTGACGCGATATTTTTACGATCAGGGGTTTGTGCGGCTTCGCGCTGTTGATAAGAAACCCTTGCCCGAGTGGTACCAGCGCGTATCGGGGGTGGAGAATCTGTGTTTGGATTTGAGCGATGAAGACAATTGCAAACGCGCCGTTGAAGGTGCTGCTGAAGTGTACAATCTCGCGGCGGATATGGGGGGAATGGGATTTATCGAGCGTTTCAGGGTCGAGTGTTTGCGGAGTATTCTGATCAATACCCATCTGATTGAAGCCGCCTATTGGGCGGGTGTTGAGCGGTATTTCTTTTCTTCTTCTGCCTGCGCGTATAATACCGAATTACAAGAGGATCCCAATGTGCGCGCTCTGAAAGAATCAGATGCATATCCGGCTATGGCAGAGCGCGGATACGGTTGGGAGAAGTTGGTTTCGGAGATGTTTTGCGAGGAATATTGGGCAGAGCGCGGGATGAAGACGGCGATTGCGCGGTTTCACAATGTGTATGGTCCTTATGGGACGTGGGATGGTGGGCGAGAGAAGGCACCTGCAGCACTTTGCCGCAAAGCGATTGAGGCCAAAGATACTGGCAAGCTCGAGATTGATATTTGGGGCGATGGCAATCAGACGCGCAGTTTTATGTACGTTGACGATTGTATTAGAGGCGTCGATATGATTATGCACAGTGAGGACCTCGTTGCAACGCCTATTAATCTGGGTTCGAGTGAGTTGGTTTCTATCAATGAATTGGTGAGTGTTATTGAGGAGATCGGCGGTATTAAACTCAATCGCACGTATGATTTGTCTGCGCCTCAGGGCGTTGCCGGTCGCAATAGTGACAATGCGATGATTAAAGAAATGCTCGATTGGGAGCCTGATACTTCTTTGCGAGACGGTATGGCTAAGACTTATGCGTGGATTGCACAGCAATATGCGGATCGCAAAGCGGGCAAACCGACGGTGAGTTAA